One Aegilops tauschii subsp. strangulata cultivar AL8/78 chromosome 7, Aet v6.0, whole genome shotgun sequence genomic window carries:
- the LOC141027022 gene encoding uncharacterized protein, whose translation MDIEPKFRTKRQSKRKRHFDEINDVDEDPQLSAIESFRVTYFLVIVDTAIASLNSRFEQLKAFEKVFGFLFNSNKLKSLDDSNLRKSCTIFAQTFTHEKSHDIDLDDFFSELKVLKVTLPDDLMSAPEILQFVTAVGCYPNVSVAYRILLTIPVTVASAERSFSKLKLLKNCLRSTMLQERLNGLATCCIEKDILDRIDLDTLINDFASRNARRSFFLKN comes from the coding sequence ATGGACATAGAGCCAAAATTTCGTACAAAACGTCAAAGTAAAAGGAAGAGGCATTTTGATGAAATCAATGATGTAGATGAAGATCCACAACTGTCAGCTATTGAATCCTTCAGAGTTACTTACTTTCTTGTCATTGTTGACACTGCAATTGCTTCATTGAATAGTCGATTTGAGCAGCTGAAGGCATTTGAAAAGGTGTTTGGTTTCTTATTCAACTCAAATAAGTTGAAGTCATTGGACGATAGTAATCTACGAAAATCTTGCACTATTTTTGCACAAACTTTTACTCATGAAAAGTCACATGATATTGACCTTGATGATTTTTTCTCTGAGTTAAAAGTGTTGAAGGTAACTTTGCCAGATGATTTGATGTCAGCACCTGAGATTCTTCAATTTGTTACAGCTGTCGGTTGCTATCCAAATGTGTCAGTTGCTTATCGGATCCTCTTGACTATACCGGTGACTGTAGCCTCAGCTGAAAGAAGTTTCTCTAAACTGAAACTACTGAAAAATTGTTTGAGGTCAACTATGTTACAAGAGAGATTGAATGGCTTGGCTACCTGTTGTATTGAGAAGGATATCTTGGACAGAATTGATCTTGATACTCTCATCAATGATTTTGCATCCCGAAATGCTCGAAgaagtttttttttgaaaaactga